A genome region from Cerasicoccus sp. TK19100 includes the following:
- a CDS encoding hsp70 family protein, giving the protein MPARYTIGIDLGTSNCALAYIDTEAPTPRTQLLEAPQYESLGKWREDAVLPSFCYFLTDDEARELHGEEQAADQISDWSRSRVVGLWAREMASLAPERVAYSAKSWLCHRGVDRESKLLPWQSTVLPAERKLSPVDVSAAYLSYLRTVWDQQMAGKDKTARFDRQDIVITVPASFDSDAQRLTQEAAERAGYPASTRLLEEPQAAFYAWLERHPGAEELAAAFPKLDERPELVLVCDIGGGTSDFSLFEVTAPEQAGALPAIRRLAVSEHILLGGDNLDLALAKTMEARLTDGGELSTSAWAQLLSQCRSLKERVLAEASPDRDKKLPVSVTEGGSSLFASARSADITQGELLDLLLDGFFPDCPADAKPTREQGGIREMGLPYAQDSAITRHLAGFLNGRRVDALLFNGGTVASSILRERLCSQAAKWQDEAQPSVLANDEPHLAVARGAAHYRYCEREAAGVTISGGSGHAIYLEIEGVAPKKLRGKKKKKQAAAMRTGVCILPQGAEIESPQRLVEHDIQLLVDRPVRFQAWTSPSRPDDAVGEVVDLNDDAFHRLPALSTLAQLPPTVEKPADGKLAVHLIAELNNLGLLQVVCESVRRIGERQRRWALEFNLREKLTGDGAPQKSTGGEDTGVSTEDLQRAQAMVVACFGMQSNSAVQSEPARLLKNLEEALRLKRKEWNTALLRKLWEPLGEALTKRDISLEHELSWLMAAGFALRPGYGHAFDQYRMQRLWFVHELGLAHDRDKAIREQLFILWRRTAGGLDREQQLTLYRYWQEKIYEDTKQGYEPLRMAGALELLPIEERTKLAQHCLALISERAEKYCDHAIWALGRLLSRTPLYGGEGAILPDELVDETFGQLEPLAWTGSLAGLTTTFAQAARRLDSRDHDLPPGLRERILTKLRSSGASAEQIERIETFVPLEEKDRQQLFGESLPVGLQW; this is encoded by the coding sequence ATGCCTGCTCGTTACACCATAGGAATTGATCTCGGCACGTCGAATTGTGCCTTGGCCTACATTGATACCGAGGCACCGACGCCGCGGACGCAGCTGCTCGAAGCGCCGCAGTATGAGTCGCTGGGTAAGTGGCGTGAGGATGCCGTGTTGCCGTCGTTCTGTTATTTCTTAACGGACGATGAGGCGCGTGAGCTGCATGGCGAAGAGCAGGCGGCGGATCAGATTTCGGACTGGTCGCGCTCGAGGGTCGTGGGGCTTTGGGCGCGGGAAATGGCGTCACTGGCGCCGGAGCGCGTCGCGTATTCCGCGAAGTCTTGGCTTTGCCATCGCGGGGTGGATCGCGAGAGCAAACTGCTGCCTTGGCAGTCGACCGTGTTGCCCGCTGAGCGCAAGCTGTCGCCGGTGGATGTATCGGCTGCCTACCTGAGCTACCTGCGCACCGTGTGGGATCAGCAGATGGCGGGCAAGGATAAGACGGCGCGCTTTGACCGGCAGGACATCGTGATCACGGTGCCGGCTTCGTTCGACAGTGATGCGCAGCGACTGACTCAGGAGGCGGCTGAGCGCGCGGGCTACCCGGCCTCGACGCGTTTGCTGGAAGAGCCACAGGCGGCGTTTTACGCCTGGCTGGAGCGTCATCCGGGTGCGGAAGAGCTGGCAGCAGCGTTCCCTAAGTTGGACGAGCGACCGGAGCTGGTGCTGGTGTGCGATATCGGCGGCGGAACGTCGGACTTTAGCTTGTTTGAAGTCACGGCGCCGGAGCAGGCAGGCGCGCTCCCCGCGATTCGACGGCTTGCCGTGAGTGAGCACATTTTGCTGGGGGGGGACAATCTGGACCTCGCACTAGCCAAGACGATGGAGGCACGGCTGACTGATGGCGGCGAACTTTCAACGAGCGCCTGGGCGCAACTGCTTTCGCAATGCCGCAGCTTGAAGGAACGGGTGCTGGCCGAGGCCTCCCCCGATCGCGATAAGAAGCTGCCGGTCTCGGTGACCGAAGGGGGATCTAGTTTGTTCGCCTCGGCGCGCAGTGCGGATATCACGCAAGGTGAGTTGCTGGACCTGTTGCTCGATGGCTTTTTCCCGGATTGCCCGGCGGACGCCAAGCCTACGCGCGAGCAGGGTGGTATTCGGGAGATGGGGCTGCCCTATGCACAAGACTCGGCGATCACGCGTCACTTGGCGGGCTTTTTGAACGGCCGGCGCGTCGATGCCTTGCTCTTTAATGGCGGCACGGTGGCGTCCTCGATTTTACGCGAGCGCCTTTGCTCGCAAGCGGCAAAGTGGCAGGATGAAGCGCAACCTAGCGTGCTGGCCAACGACGAGCCCCACCTGGCCGTGGCCCGTGGCGCGGCGCACTACCGCTACTGCGAGCGCGAGGCGGCCGGGGTGACGATTTCCGGCGGCAGCGGCCATGCGATTTATTTGGAAATCGAAGGCGTGGCCCCCAAGAAACTGCGCGGTAAGAAAAAGAAGAAGCAAGCCGCCGCGATGCGGACCGGCGTTTGCATCCTGCCGCAAGGCGCGGAGATCGAATCGCCGCAGCGACTTGTTGAGCACGACATCCAACTGTTGGTTGACCGGCCGGTGCGCTTTCAGGCGTGGACTTCGCCTTCGCGGCCGGATGACGCGGTGGGCGAGGTTGTTGATTTGAACGACGACGCCTTTCACCGATTGCCTGCGTTGTCGACGCTGGCTCAGTTGCCGCCTACGGTGGAGAAGCCCGCTGACGGCAAGCTCGCGGTTCACCTGATTGCCGAACTGAACAACCTTGGTCTGCTGCAAGTGGTTTGCGAGAGCGTGCGCCGCATAGGGGAGCGCCAGCGTCGCTGGGCGCTGGAGTTCAATCTTCGAGAAAAGCTGACTGGCGACGGCGCGCCGCAGAAGTCAACTGGTGGCGAAGACACCGGCGTATCGACCGAAGATCTGCAACGCGCACAGGCGATGGTAGTTGCTTGCTTTGGGATGCAAAGTAACTCTGCCGTGCAAAGTGAACCGGCGCGCTTACTTAAAAATTTAGAGGAAGCGCTGCGGCTGAAACGCAAGGAGTGGAACACTGCGCTGCTGCGAAAGCTATGGGAGCCCTTGGGCGAGGCGCTGACCAAGCGCGACATTTCGCTGGAGCACGAGCTGTCCTGGCTGATGGCGGCGGGCTTTGCGCTGCGGCCGGGCTACGGACACGCCTTTGATCAATACCGCATGCAGCGCCTGTGGTTTGTGCATGAGCTGGGGCTCGCGCACGACCGCGACAAGGCGATCCGCGAGCAGTTGTTTATCCTGTGGCGACGCACGGCAGGTGGGCTTGACCGCGAACAGCAGCTCACGCTTTACCGATACTGGCAGGAGAAAATTTACGAAGACACCAAACAGGGCTACGAACCGCTGCGCATGGCGGGTGCCCTGGAGCTGTTGCCCATTGAGGAACGCACCAAGCTTGCGCAGCATTGCCTGGCGCTGATCTCGGAGCGCGCGGAGAAATACTGTGATCACGCGATCTGGGCTCTGGGCCGTTTGCTCAGCCGCACGCCGCTTTATGGCGGCGAGGGCGCGATTCTGCCGGATGAATTAGTGGACGAGACATTTGGCCAATTGGAACCTTTGGCGTGGACCGGTTCGCTGGCTGGGCTGACCACCACCTTCGCGCAAGCCGCGCGCCGCCTCGATAGCCGGGACCACGATTTGCCGCCTGGGTTGCGTGAGCGTATTCTGACCAAGCTGCGCAGCTCGGGCGCGAGTGCGGAGCAAATCGAGCGCATTGAGACCTTTGTTCCCCTGGAGGAGAAAGATCGCCAGCAGCTCTTTGGCGAGTCACTGCCCGTTGGGCTACAGTGGTAG
- a CDS encoding SWIM zinc finger family protein — translation MNFDYQYHGSSSVSNSASGTGMNFVPDATREPTFFRGELSHKLPFREAISALHDVVVSDLRWKPKDREDYKAWAQEQEDIWIAEAVAEGQQAQARMAEVNDRLIEMRSQRAAVMQPFYEARQKYFNHLYQVNKDYWFVLDPVITVHPDCVFFECFSQDESTYGRLACKYDVFQNVGEFACGTTNIDYSDSLYQEFQKIRGYKTTQFAIDPSGFEAKTEGEDAYKEVKIDLPDSWVRGFLQVSSAMTLPAATVELHPMDVHNICFMLRRHKEKLGPRSLRFILKPGQPVTLRFDPWNYEVRCPRSIYHGSEETEVRIWGRRRLLTLQRLVPVAKRFTVRLLGYGMPSFFEADLGNMIYTLGISGWTANDWSRMGNFDLMAPRQQVDQHTVDQVYAGLKATWFAEPDQLASRLGLDRSIVLGALSLLTQAGRVIFDAHDGVYRVRELSREPLSFEQYRYANEREQKAYDLVAAGAAQVWVEDQQGRKQMKGRTNFNGYVHETKLTIDADERIVAGQCNCNFFQQNALRQGPCEHMLALRIAHQRKS, via the coding sequence ATGAATTTCGACTACCAATACCACGGCTCGTCATCGGTTTCCAACAGCGCTTCAGGCACGGGCATGAACTTTGTGCCGGATGCCACGCGCGAGCCGACGTTTTTCCGGGGCGAGCTCTCGCACAAGCTGCCGTTTCGCGAAGCGATTTCCGCGCTGCACGATGTGGTCGTGTCGGACCTGCGCTGGAAACCCAAAGACCGCGAGGACTACAAGGCGTGGGCCCAGGAACAGGAGGATATCTGGATCGCCGAAGCCGTCGCGGAGGGCCAGCAGGCGCAAGCGCGCATGGCCGAGGTCAACGACCGCTTGATCGAAATGCGCTCCCAGCGCGCTGCGGTGATGCAGCCGTTTTACGAAGCGCGGCAGAAGTATTTTAACCACCTCTACCAGGTGAACAAGGATTACTGGTTCGTGCTCGATCCGGTGATCACCGTGCACCCCGATTGCGTGTTCTTCGAGTGCTTCAGCCAGGACGAATCGACCTATGGCCGCTTGGCCTGCAAATACGACGTCTTCCAAAACGTGGGCGAGTTTGCCTGCGGCACGACGAACATCGATTACTCCGATTCGCTCTATCAGGAGTTTCAGAAAATTCGCGGCTATAAGACGACGCAGTTCGCGATTGATCCCAGCGGCTTCGAGGCGAAGACCGAGGGCGAGGACGCCTACAAGGAAGTCAAAATCGACCTGCCCGACAGCTGGGTCCGCGGCTTCCTGCAGGTGAGCTCCGCCATGACGCTGCCTGCGGCCACGGTGGAGCTCCACCCGATGGACGTCCACAATATCTGCTTCATGCTGCGGCGGCATAAGGAAAAACTCGGGCCGCGTTCGCTGCGTTTTATCCTGAAGCCCGGCCAGCCTGTCACCCTGCGCTTTGATCCGTGGAACTACGAGGTGCGCTGCCCGCGCTCGATCTACCATGGCAGCGAGGAGACCGAAGTGCGCATTTGGGGAAGGCGTCGTTTGCTGACCTTGCAGCGGCTCGTGCCGGTGGCCAAACGCTTCACCGTGCGCCTGCTCGGTTATGGCATGCCGTCGTTTTTCGAGGCTGACCTCGGCAACATGATCTACACGCTCGGCATCTCCGGGTGGACCGCCAACGACTGGTCGCGCATGGGCAACTTCGACCTCATGGCGCCGCGCCAGCAGGTTGATCAGCACACAGTCGATCAGGTTTACGCCGGGCTCAAGGCCACGTGGTTTGCCGAGCCCGATCAACTCGCGTCGCGTCTCGGGCTGGACCGCAGCATCGTGCTCGGTGCCTTGTCACTGCTCACGCAAGCCGGGCGGGTGATCTTCGACGCGCATGACGGTGTTTACCGCGTGCGCGAGCTGAGCCGCGAGCCCTTGTCGTTCGAGCAATACCGCTACGCCAACGAGCGCGAACAGAAGGCCTACGACCTCGTCGCCGCTGGCGCTGCTCAAGTCTGGGTGGAGGACCAGCAAGGCCGCAAGCAGATGAAGGGGCGCACAAACTTTAACGGCTACGTGCACGAAACGAAGCTCACCATCGACGCCGATGAGCGCATCGTGGCGGGGCAATGTAACTGTAACTTTTTTCAACAAAACGCATTGCGCCAGGGGCCATGCGAGCACATGCTCGCGCTCCGGATTGCGCATCAGCGAAAATCCTGA
- a CDS encoding YdeI/OmpD-associated family protein yields MPEPDPAKILAFASPKELSRWLKKNHATEWELWVKIFKKGSGLPSVNWDQVVIESLCWGWIDGIKKSLDDQAYLQRITPRRPGSNWSKRNTEHVERLIAEGRMEESGLAHVRAAKEDGRWERAYAPASDMEVPADFVEALENRPKAKEFFQTLNKANRFAIAYRLTTAKKPETRKKRFEQFLDMLERGEKLQ; encoded by the coding sequence GTGCCTGAACCTGACCCAGCGAAAATCTTAGCCTTTGCATCGCCAAAGGAACTCAGCCGGTGGTTGAAAAAGAATCATGCGACTGAGTGGGAGCTATGGGTGAAGATTTTCAAGAAGGGATCGGGATTACCCAGCGTGAATTGGGATCAAGTCGTGATCGAGTCGCTGTGCTGGGGGTGGATTGATGGCATTAAGAAGTCGCTGGACGACCAGGCCTACCTCCAACGCATTACCCCAAGGAGGCCTGGAAGCAATTGGTCCAAGCGCAACACGGAGCACGTGGAACGACTCATCGCCGAAGGGCGCATGGAAGAGTCAGGGCTGGCGCACGTTCGTGCCGCGAAGGAGGACGGCCGCTGGGAGCGTGCTTATGCGCCGGCCAGTGATATGGAGGTCCCAGCCGACTTCGTTGAAGCCCTGGAAAATCGACCCAAGGCCAAAGAGTTTTTCCAGACGCTAAACAAAGCCAACCGGTTTGCGATCGCCTACAGATTAACGACAGCCAAGAAACCTGAAACCAGGAAAAAGCGGTTTGAGCAATTCTTGGATATGCTTGAACGGGGGGAGAAGCTGCAATGA
- a CDS encoding cytochrome C oxidase subunit IV family protein: protein MSQATTWKEAAIIENARYHTFFNLAMALAVLTGIEIVIIFLPWASWLVMTVLVVLSIVKFFAVILWFMHLIYDKQLLFWLFMAGMILATGTMIALLALFSIDDVDLAEIASIASYAKNLV from the coding sequence ATGTCCCAAGCCACCACCTGGAAAGAAGCCGCGATCATCGAAAACGCGCGCTACCACACCTTCTTCAATCTCGCCATGGCGCTGGCGGTGCTGACCGGCATTGAGATCGTGATCATCTTTCTGCCTTGGGCCTCATGGCTGGTCATGACGGTTCTCGTCGTGCTTTCGATTGTAAAATTCTTTGCCGTCATCCTGTGGTTCATGCACCTGATCTACGATAAACAGCTGCTGTTCTGGCTGTTTATGGCGGGCATGATTCTCGCCACCGGAACGATGATCGCACTGCTGGCCTTGTTCTCCATCGACGACGTAGACCTGGCCGAAATCGCCTCCATCGCCAGCTACGCGAAAAACTTGGTCTAG
- a CDS encoding DUF2760 domain-containing protein, producing the protein MKAIFIIGGLLVAILNGLTFVPSLAEQAVAFNALAIIAGVGLALAALAKFPAATQPAASAPEPEPAPKPLVESAPPPKVEKPAEPDHAELVQFLAQLQEKGRFIDFVMDDVTAYTDAQVGAAARVVHQGCQSVVKETLAVEPVTTTAENASITLESGYAVADYRLVGKVAGEPPYTGTLRHKGWRATSFKLPKVVAKDGTLPPIAPAQVELK; encoded by the coding sequence ATGAAAGCGATTTTCATCATTGGCGGCCTGTTGGTCGCGATTCTTAACGGTCTGACCTTTGTTCCGTCCCTCGCGGAGCAGGCCGTGGCCTTTAACGCATTGGCGATCATTGCTGGCGTCGGCCTGGCGCTGGCGGCGCTGGCCAAGTTCCCCGCGGCGACGCAACCGGCGGCGTCTGCCCCCGAGCCGGAACCCGCGCCCAAGCCGCTGGTCGAGTCCGCCCCGCCGCCCAAGGTGGAAAAGCCCGCCGAACCCGACCATGCCGAGCTGGTGCAGTTCCTCGCGCAGTTGCAGGAGAAGGGCCGCTTCATTGATTTCGTGATGGACGACGTCACCGCCTACACGGACGCCCAGGTCGGCGCCGCCGCGCGCGTGGTTCACCAAGGCTGCCAAAGCGTGGTTAAGGAAACGCTGGCCGTCGAGCCGGTCACGACCACCGCCGAAAACGCCAGCATCACACTGGAGTCCGGTTACGCCGTCGCGGATTACCGCCTCGTCGGCAAGGTCGCGGGCGAGCCGCCTTACACGGGCACTTTGCGCCACAAAGGTTGGCGCGCCACGTCGTTCAAGTTGCCCAAGGTCGTCGCCAAGGACGGCACCTTGCCGCCCATCGCCCCCGCGCAAGTGGAGCTGAAGTAA
- a CDS encoding reverse transcriptase domain-containing protein, protein MIFNRQPSSREELYQRIRESSKDAVIREEMIRLGYWKPDAAQPQLANDWMEEHAALTKELQELYRRTARMQNREQLLADIRKKRMAESREKQKQNKLRREAERKARAERWAQTQAKDIIYLGEGVSGGLNERQTRPELLAQNQLPVYMDAESLAVAMGISVGQLRFLSFHRKVAKTSHYRRFLLPKKSGGTRKISAPMPRLKRLQYWILHTLLYQLDISEQAHGFVPERSIKSNAQAHVGQDVVINLDFKDFFPTITYPRVKGLFGKLGYSEQIATIFALLCTEPEIQEAQMDGESWFIQQGERKLPQGAPTSPAITNIICRRFDRRLQGAAQKLGFQFTRYADDLTLSASGEAVKDLGRMLWQTRKIIEEEGFVLHPDKLRVMRKGMRQEVTGIVVNEGLGVERHKLRAFKALLFQIEKDGPVGKSWQGQSDNLLERITGYADFIAMVDPAKGKAFQTRVAAICQKEQYQRRPKPEPKPKIPPARRLSNQPPPLPTTPGKASPPPLPSKTSGSPTPKKSFWEKLMFWKS, encoded by the coding sequence ATGATCTTTAACCGCCAGCCATCCAGCCGAGAGGAGCTCTACCAGCGCATCCGCGAGAGCTCGAAAGACGCGGTTATCCGCGAGGAAATGATCCGCCTTGGCTACTGGAAGCCCGACGCTGCCCAGCCGCAGCTCGCCAACGACTGGATGGAGGAGCATGCCGCGCTGACCAAGGAACTGCAGGAGCTCTACCGGCGCACCGCGCGCATGCAAAACCGCGAGCAGTTGCTGGCCGATATCCGCAAAAAGCGGATGGCGGAATCCCGCGAAAAGCAGAAGCAAAACAAGCTGCGCCGCGAGGCCGAGCGCAAGGCCCGCGCTGAGCGTTGGGCACAAACCCAGGCCAAGGACATTATCTACCTGGGCGAGGGCGTCTCGGGCGGCCTCAACGAACGCCAGACGCGGCCCGAGTTACTCGCGCAAAACCAGTTGCCGGTTTACATGGATGCCGAGTCGCTGGCGGTCGCCATGGGCATCAGCGTCGGCCAGCTGCGGTTCTTGTCCTTTCACCGCAAGGTCGCGAAGACGAGTCACTACCGCCGGTTTCTGTTGCCGAAAAAGTCCGGCGGCACACGCAAGATTTCCGCGCCGATGCCCCGCCTGAAGCGCCTGCAATATTGGATCCTGCACACGCTGCTTTACCAGCTCGACATCAGCGAGCAGGCGCATGGATTCGTGCCGGAGCGCTCGATTAAAAGCAACGCCCAGGCCCACGTCGGGCAGGACGTCGTCATCAACCTCGACTTCAAAGACTTCTTCCCGACGATCACCTATCCGCGGGTCAAAGGCCTGTTTGGCAAGCTCGGCTACTCCGAGCAGATCGCGACGATTTTCGCGCTGCTCTGCACCGAGCCGGAGATTCAGGAAGCGCAGATGGACGGCGAGTCGTGGTTCATCCAGCAGGGCGAGCGCAAGCTGCCGCAAGGCGCGCCCACGAGCCCCGCGATTACGAACATCATCTGCCGCCGCTTCGACCGACGCCTCCAGGGTGCCGCGCAAAAGCTCGGTTTTCAATTTACCCGCTACGCCGACGACTTGACGCTGTCCGCCTCGGGCGAGGCCGTGAAGGACCTCGGCCGCATGCTCTGGCAGACGCGTAAGATCATCGAGGAAGAGGGCTTCGTGCTCCACCCCGACAAGCTCCGCGTCATGCGCAAAGGCATGCGGCAGGAGGTGACGGGCATCGTGGTCAATGAAGGTCTCGGCGTCGAGCGGCACAAGCTGCGCGCGTTCAAGGCGCTCCTGTTTCAGATCGAAAAGGACGGCCCCGTAGGCAAGTCCTGGCAGGGCCAGAGCGACAACCTGCTCGAGCGCATCACGGGCTACGCGGACTTCATCGCCATGGTCGATCCGGCCAAGGGCAAGGCGTTCCAGACCCGCGTGGCCGCGATTTGTCAGAAGGAGCAATACCAGCGCCGCCCCAAGCCGGAGCCCAAGCCTAAGATTCCCCCGGCCCGGCGGCTCTCCAATCAGCCCCCGCCTTTGCCAACGACGCCGGGCAAGGCGTCACCGCCACCTTTGCCATCCAAGACCTCTGGCTCGCCAACTCCCAAGAAATCCTTCTGGGAAAAGCTGATGTTCTGGAAGAGCTGA
- a CDS encoding Hsp70 family protein, with translation MSTTHCLGIDLGTSNSAMTLTSIDARELRVLPVTQAFGPNSVGEQSGLPSALYLPNDGEFEPDAFNVPGLDAEQPGIVGRFAREHGAQVPDRLVTSAKSWLCHSQIDHRQPILPWGSTVVPTEQKLSPITASQRYLEVLKASFASQSESLGASLESTQVVLTVPASFDEVARQLTQEAAQAAGLGEVILMEEPQAAFYAWLEKMGGDWRNHVTPGDLVLVCDVGGGTSDFSLIAVSDEGGDLQLERVSVGEHILLGGDNLDLALAYALRAQIEGEGASIDDWQFLALIHAARVGKEQLFEDLSLAEVQVAVPSRGSSLFAGTVSTALRRELLEQIALEGFLPLTAPTDMPAAQTGGGLKEFGLSYASDPVLSKHLARFLKRSLDSVRSSETLSALLPDEALQGELIVPSAVLFNGGFFNADPARARVLELLRSWAGAREVRELAGSDYALAVSYGACYYGLNKLSGQGVRIKAGASHSYYLGLETTMMAIPGFKPPVKGVCVVPQGMEEGTEAVLDGQEFGLVLGQEVNFRFFSSTARAGDAVGAVVANAEKDLEETASVQTQLEPVDGMSVGEAIPVKLHSRVTELGALELWMQHTRSEAKWKLEFSVRTA, from the coding sequence ATGAGCACCACACATTGTTTGGGAATTGATTTGGGAACGAGTAACTCGGCGATGACGCTGACCTCGATTGACGCGCGCGAGCTGCGCGTGCTGCCCGTCACGCAGGCTTTCGGGCCCAACAGCGTCGGCGAGCAATCCGGTTTGCCCTCCGCGCTCTACCTGCCGAACGACGGCGAGTTCGAGCCCGACGCCTTCAACGTGCCGGGGCTGGATGCCGAGCAGCCGGGCATCGTCGGCCGTTTTGCCCGCGAGCATGGCGCGCAGGTCCCCGACCGTTTGGTGACGTCGGCCAAGAGCTGGCTTTGCCATAGCCAGATCGACCACCGTCAGCCGATCTTGCCGTGGGGATCGACTGTCGTGCCGACCGAGCAAAAGCTCTCTCCGATTACCGCCTCGCAGCGTTACCTCGAGGTACTCAAGGCAAGCTTTGCATCGCAAAGTGAATCGCTGGGCGCTTCGCTGGAGTCGACGCAAGTCGTGTTGACCGTGCCCGCCTCGTTTGACGAAGTCGCGCGCCAACTCACGCAGGAGGCCGCGCAAGCCGCGGGCCTCGGCGAAGTGATTTTAATGGAAGAGCCGCAGGCGGCGTTTTACGCGTGGCTCGAAAAGATGGGCGGCGATTGGCGCAACCACGTCACCCCGGGTGATCTCGTGTTGGTGTGCGATGTCGGCGGCGGCACGTCGGACTTCAGCCTGATCGCCGTGTCCGACGAAGGCGGCGACTTGCAACTGGAGCGCGTCAGCGTGGGTGAGCACATCCTGCTCGGCGGCGACAACCTGGACCTCGCGCTGGCCTACGCGCTGCGTGCGCAGATCGAAGGAGAGGGCGCCTCGATTGACGACTGGCAATTCCTCGCGCTAATTCACGCCGCGCGCGTTGGCAAGGAACAGCTCTTTGAAGACTTATCGCTGGCCGAAGTGCAGGTGGCCGTGCCGTCGCGCGGTTCGTCGTTGTTTGCCGGGACCGTGAGCACGGCGCTGCGTCGCGAGCTGCTGGAGCAGATCGCGCTCGAAGGCTTTCTGCCGCTGACTGCGCCCACCGACATGCCCGCTGCGCAAACCGGTGGCGGCTTGAAGGAATTTGGCCTGTCCTACGCGTCAGACCCGGTCCTGAGTAAGCATCTCGCGCGCTTCCTCAAGCGGAGCCTCGACAGCGTGCGCTCCAGCGAAACGCTGTCTGCGCTGTTGCCGGACGAGGCCTTGCAAGGTGAGCTGATCGTGCCGTCGGCCGTGCTCTTTAACGGCGGTTTCTTTAACGCCGATCCGGCTCGCGCCCGCGTGCTGGAGCTGTTGCGCTCCTGGGCAGGCGCGCGCGAAGTCCGCGAGCTGGCGGGTAGCGACTACGCCTTGGCGGTGTCTTATGGTGCCTGTTATTACGGGCTGAATAAACTGTCCGGCCAAGGGGTTCGCATCAAGGCGGGTGCGTCGCACAGCTACTACCTCGGCCTGGAAACGACGATGATGGCGATCCCGGGATTCAAGCCGCCGGTCAAGGGCGTGTGCGTGGTGCCGCAGGGTATGGAAGAGGGGACCGAAGCCGTGCTCGACGGGCAGGAGTTTGGCCTCGTGCTCGGGCAGGAGGTGAACTTCCGCTTCTTCAGCTCGACCGCCCGCGCCGGTGACGCCGTGGGCGCGGTCGTCGCGAACGCCGAGAAAGATTTGGAAGAAACTGCCTCGGTGCAAACGCAGTTGGAACCGGTCGACGGCATGTCGGTCGGCGAGGCTATCCCGGTCAAGCTCCACTCCCGTGTGACCGAGCTTGGTGCGCTGGAACTGTGGATGCAGCACACGCGGAGCGAGGCCAAGTGGAAGCTGGAGTTCTCGGTGAGGACCGCGTGA